A single Mercenaria mercenaria strain notata chromosome 9, MADL_Memer_1, whole genome shotgun sequence DNA region contains:
- the LOC128559655 gene encoding protein PIF-like — MLQIPVCLFLIGVLHCASAQKPTDLCVGCVMVNGAGYNDHVDCDKYVQCHDDGTGVLVGEVMDCPFATHWDMESLTCLPIGDTPCGNDKCLSLVKDSEYSVATNCRGYMKCVGRKSKPVCCAYNQTYVDGTGCVDDVNDVCNDTCFGVSESTLYQPQCDMFPIAGKPAKYERYVEGWGKLHLDCPIGTLFLKDACACIGLTDVIARKRVCKPEIHLPFTRDHRDESGKGYYVYNEDVVIKNGVAEFNGKNSRLVIPRFTNLEHSTTVVIKIKYSSKHETWTGMAHALVSNSDCGNLPSIMLSEDNRNIYFGVGIDESKFVYTVVPQLPVNPDVPEKTAEYRFNNGDLMGSNGVETRKKAATGYLRNVRCAIQIGHAENLQPFDGKIDEVSIYLCDPDQP; from the coding sequence atgttgcaAATTCCCGTCTGCTTATTCCTAATTGGTGTACTGCATTGCGCAAGCGCACAAAAGCCCACAGATCTCTGCGTCGGATGTGTAATGGTAAATGGAGCCGGGTACAACGACCATGTCGACTGTGACAAATATGTCCAGTGCCATGATGATGGAACTGGCGTTCTTGTTGGCGAAGTAATGGATTGTCCCTTCGCAACCCACTGGGATATGGAAAGTTTAACGTGTCTGCCAATCGGTGATACGCCATGCGGTAATGACAAATGTTTAAGCCTGGTCAAAGATTCAGAATATAGTGTTGCCACAAACTGTAGGGGATACATGAAGTGTGTGGGCAGAAAGTCTAAACCAGTGTGCTGTGCTTACAATCAAACCTACGTTGACGGTACTGGATGCGTTGATGACGTCAATGACGTATGTAATGACACTTGTTTTGGCGTCAGTGAAAGCACTCTGTATCAACCTCAGTGCGACATGTTTCCTATAGCGGGTAAACCTGCAAAGTATGAAAGGTACGTTGAGGGCTGGGGAAAGCTACATTTAGATTGTCCAATAGGCACATTGTTTCTTAAAGACGCATGCGCATGTATCGGACTGACTGACGTCATTGCAAGGAAAAGGGTTTGCAAGCCTGAGATACATCTTCCTTTTACCAGAGACCACAGAGACGAATCTGGTAAAGGGTACTACGTCTACAATGAAGACGTGGTAATCAAAAACGGTGTAGCGGAATTCAATGGCAAAAACAGCAGACTGGTTATCCCAAGATTTACAAATTTAGAACACAGCACCACGGTAGTTATCAAGATTAAGTACAGCTCAAAGCACGAGACCTGGACTGGTATGGCACACGCTCTTGTTTCCAATAGCGACTGTGGAAATCTCCCGTCCATCATGCTTTCCGAAGACAACCGTAACATTTATTTTGGAGTTGGAATAGATGAATCTAAATTTGTCTACACAGTTGTACCACAGCTTCCAGTTAATCCTGATGTACCTGAGAAGACAGCCGAATACAGGTTCAATAATGGTGATCTGATGGGAAGCAATGGTGTTGAAACAAGGAAGAAAGCTGCCACAGGTTATCTGCGTAATGTAAGATGTGCTATTCAAATTGGACACGCCGAAAATCTCCAGCCTTTCGATGGAAAGATTGACGAGGTGTCCATTTATCTGTGTGACCCCGATCAACCTTAA